The proteins below come from a single Psychrobacter sp. FDAARGOS_221 genomic window:
- the infA gene encoding translation initiation factor IF-1, whose product MAKKDDIIEFEGEVIDTLPNTLFKVRLENGHEIIAHISGKMRKHYIRILTGDKVKVEMTPYDLTKGRITYRGKN is encoded by the coding sequence ATGGCAAAAAAAGACGATATTATCGAATTTGAAGGTGAAGTGATTGATACCCTTCCAAACACTCTTTTTAAAGTGCGCCTAGAAAATGGCCACGAAATCATCGCCCATATTTCAGGCAAAATGCGCAAGCACTACATCCGCATTTTAACTGGCGATAAAGTAAAGGTTGAAATGACACCTTACGACTTAACCAAAGGTCGTATTACTTACCGTGGTAAGAACTAA
- the truA gene encoding tRNA pseudouridine(38-40) synthase TruA → MTSAISNNNATDSAPDSIAVSTPDSTKETATVTVKTASTPNTDIQTYALGIEFNGANYRGWQRQQEVLCVQQVVEEALSKIANEPIEVIAAGRTDAGVHAGNMMAHFNTTAKRGVYNWLRGANSLLPDDIAVRWIQPMPADFHARFGAIARRYRYITLNQPQRPAMLKHLVTHIHEPLNLARMQQAAAHIVGTHDFSSFRAAACQSNQPVRNIHHAELFEHGQFIVFDIKADGFLHHMVRNLMGTLFAIGRGELQPDDYLRLLQAKDRTLAPPTAAPDGLYFINAYYTEPYQSLFPQLPLTPQWLNLPDTISD, encoded by the coding sequence ATGACTTCTGCAATCTCCAATAACAACGCAACTGATTCAGCACCAGACTCAATAGCTGTCTCAACACCCGACTCAACAAAAGAAACAGCAACAGTAACAGTAAAAACAGCATCTACGCCAAATACGGACATCCAAACCTATGCACTAGGCATTGAGTTCAATGGGGCTAATTATCGAGGCTGGCAGCGACAACAAGAAGTATTGTGTGTGCAACAAGTGGTTGAAGAAGCGCTCAGCAAAATTGCCAATGAGCCGATTGAAGTGATTGCCGCGGGCCGTACTGATGCTGGGGTACATGCCGGCAATATGATGGCGCACTTTAACACCACGGCCAAGCGCGGTGTCTATAATTGGCTACGAGGAGCCAACAGCCTGCTTCCAGATGATATTGCTGTGCGTTGGATTCAGCCAATGCCGGCTGATTTTCATGCTCGGTTTGGAGCCATTGCGCGTCGCTACCGTTATATCACCCTAAATCAGCCACAGCGTCCGGCCATGCTTAAGCATCTGGTGACCCATATTCACGAGCCGCTTAATTTGGCACGCATGCAACAAGCCGCGGCGCATATTGTCGGCACCCATGATTTTAGTAGCTTCCGAGCTGCCGCTTGCCAGTCTAATCAGCCAGTTAGAAATATCCATCACGCTGAGTTATTCGAGCATGGCCAGTTTATTGTGTTTGATATCAAAGCCGATGGCTTTTTGCATCACATGGTGCGCAACTTGATGGGAACCTTGTTTGCCATTGGTCGTGGCGAGCTGCAACCGGATGATTATTTGCGCTTATTACAGGCCAAAGATCGCACTTTAGCACCGCCAACAGCCGCGCCGGATGGGCTATATTTTATTAATGCCTATTATACTGAACCTTATCAATCATTATTCCCGCAGCTGCCGTTGACCCCGCAGTGGCTAAATCTGCCTGATACCATTTCTGACTAG
- a CDS encoding asparaginase — protein MSQSQSATAHSLSDTPSNLDDTKKGRARSEKSIEPAVNQPLQLIYAGGTFGSYGKPLSALPADVFLPVLLEQVQQQLTPHIQVLPNPVVKDSSQLTPTDLTHFFSLILDSYAQGHRQFVLITGTDTLSYLGSFLAEAFASSDVCIVLTASMRPLFDAEQLHSYQVDANSDAWGNLAQAVGLASHGEPGVYIAIAEESWPAQTVQKIHSHDLMAFTGHHRAGYPANSYDKRLPPARRQNWIEDSRAKLSDIKHNAQSVNIATIYCVPNNNGWLAMQLAALLEQPPMGVILIGFGAGNIPHSEALESTMDALHKQGHMLVCSTQCPFGGVSEAYAAGSWQYQHHVLSAGRLTIPAVYARLLWLHLAYDTPARRRQRWRHNVQKV, from the coding sequence ATGAGCCAATCACAATCAGCGACAGCACACTCACTATCAGACACGCCATCAAACTTAGATGATACGAAAAAAGGGCGCGCTAGATCAGAGAAATCAATAGAGCCGGCGGTCAATCAACCGCTACAGCTGATCTATGCCGGCGGTACTTTTGGCAGCTATGGTAAGCCGTTATCTGCATTGCCTGCCGATGTATTCTTGCCGGTGTTGTTAGAGCAAGTGCAACAACAGCTGACGCCGCACATACAAGTTCTGCCAAATCCTGTTGTTAAAGACAGCAGTCAACTTACCCCTACTGATTTGACTCACTTTTTTAGCCTAATTTTGGACAGCTATGCTCAAGGACATCGTCAGTTTGTACTGATTACTGGTACAGATACCTTAAGCTACTTGGGATCATTTTTGGCAGAGGCCTTTGCTAGCTCTGATGTCTGTATCGTACTGACTGCCAGTATGCGTCCTTTATTCGATGCTGAGCAGTTACATTCTTATCAAGTTGATGCAAACAGTGATGCCTGGGGCAACCTAGCACAGGCGGTTGGGTTGGCCAGTCATGGCGAACCTGGGGTATATATCGCCATCGCTGAAGAGTCTTGGCCGGCGCAAACGGTGCAAAAAATTCATAGCCATGACTTAATGGCGTTTACCGGTCATCATCGTGCCGGCTACCCTGCCAACAGTTATGACAAACGACTGCCACCAGCAAGACGCCAAAACTGGATTGAAGACAGCCGTGCCAAACTCAGTGACATTAAACACAACGCACAAAGCGTCAATATTGCCACTATTTACTGTGTGCCCAATAATAACGGTTGGCTCGCTATGCAATTGGCGGCACTGTTAGAGCAACCACCAATGGGGGTAATACTTATCGGCTTTGGCGCTGGCAACATTCCTCACAGTGAGGCGCTAGAATCGACTATGGATGCCCTACACAAACAAGGGCATATGCTGGTATGTAGCACTCAGTGTCCCTTTGGCGGGGTTAGTGAAGCGTATGCGGCTGGCAGTTGGCAATATCAACATCACGTGCTGTCAGCGGGTCGGTTAACCATACCGGCAGTCTATGCACGTCTGCTGTGGCTGCACTTAGCTTATGACACCCCTGCGCGTCGTCGCCAGCGTTGGCGCCATAATGTACAGAAAGTTTAG
- a CDS encoding FimV/HubP family polar landmark protein, with translation MSLRIIVALVFIALLLVLLFIVYRSQATPKRPALKSGQQPDPADNTSAKRKTLYDSSLSDNKDSANQDAQTQTNTQSSSQTKAQQPVAPKPEPKTELKTESKSEAKPESKPESKPEPQQQPKPVVEQEKKSAAKSETPVKADGSVEPVESENPVKPNTSAAEKNTPASTAIYRPLQRSTNKTASSTTKEQQPIAPAADKAVDSDKPNLAENKKVAAPADKMDAPLLDEAEVEDILGKTSSTPATVPVPSPAATNTVATHTADNSPVNNKPAEKTTTAKSNTTVIKPATEMTVNKASVQQTTAQAKTVDKAAATTQPSEPNKQTPSKSATIKIQGHDERQATATQKEQAKASTQTEAESKPEAKTKPHAQLQPETQPSTDTGAETKAATPSVSKPIAAASTTVEANTDKDSSPQHSEADVEATDMQAFEFVKDLDSAQLTLDLAQQYLEVGEYDSAKRLLQEVLQTDSLGKQASEQQQSVARALLQRLY, from the coding sequence ATGAGTTTGAGAATTATTGTCGCCCTTGTTTTTATTGCCCTGCTTCTTGTTTTACTGTTTATCGTCTATCGCAGTCAAGCAACACCAAAACGTCCTGCATTAAAATCAGGTCAACAGCCGGACCCAGCCGACAATACCTCAGCAAAGCGTAAAACGCTTTATGACAGCAGTCTTAGCGATAATAAAGACTCAGCCAATCAGGACGCTCAAACTCAAACTAATACTCAATCCAGTTCTCAAACTAAAGCCCAACAACCAGTAGCGCCAAAACCAGAGCCTAAAACTGAATTAAAAACTGAGTCAAAATCTGAAGCTAAGCCCGAATCAAAACCTGAGTCGAAACCAGAACCGCAACAACAGCCGAAACCGGTTGTTGAGCAAGAAAAGAAATCAGCAGCTAAATCAGAAACGCCTGTTAAAGCTGATGGCTCAGTAGAACCTGTTGAATCTGAAAATCCAGTAAAACCTAACACTTCAGCTGCAGAGAAAAACACGCCAGCCAGCACAGCCATATATAGACCGCTTCAAAGAAGCACCAATAAAACAGCCAGCTCTACTACTAAAGAGCAGCAACCAATTGCACCTGCTGCTGACAAGGCTGTTGATTCTGATAAGCCTAATCTTGCTGAAAATAAAAAAGTGGCAGCACCTGCAGACAAGATGGATGCGCCTTTGCTTGATGAAGCAGAAGTAGAAGACATATTGGGCAAAACCTCGTCAACCCCTGCTACTGTGCCGGTACCAAGCCCTGCCGCTACTAATACTGTTGCTACTCATACAGCCGACAATTCACCTGTTAATAACAAGCCTGCTGAAAAAACCACTACCGCTAAATCAAACACAACCGTTATTAAGCCGGCAACTGAAATGACGGTTAATAAAGCCAGCGTGCAACAAACAACAGCGCAGGCAAAGACCGTTGATAAAGCAGCGGCAACTACGCAGCCGTCTGAACCAAATAAACAGACACCAAGCAAATCAGCGACCATTAAGATTCAAGGTCATGATGAGCGTCAAGCCACTGCTACCCAAAAAGAACAAGCGAAAGCCAGCACTCAGACAGAAGCCGAATCAAAGCCCGAAGCAAAAACCAAACCACACGCTCAATTACAGCCTGAAACTCAACCATCTACAGATACTGGTGCTGAAACAAAAGCAGCAACGCCAAGTGTTTCAAAACCAATCGCTGCAGCGAGCACTACTGTTGAAGCCAACACTGATAAAGACAGCTCACCTCAGCATAGCGAAGCAGATGTAGAAGCAACTGATATGCAGGCCTTTGAATTTGTCAAAGACTTAGACAGTGCGCAATTGACGCTCGACTTGGCACAACAATACTTAGAAGTCGGTGAATACGACAGCGCCAAGCGTCTATTACAAGAAGTGTTGCAGACCGATAGCTTAGGTAAGCAAGCCAGTGAGCAACAACAGTCTGTTGCTCGTGCCTTATTGCAGCGCTTGTATTAA
- the tgt gene encoding tRNA guanosine(34) transglycosylase Tgt encodes MQFTLHKTASGESRARRGTVQTAHGEIRTPAFMPVGTYGTVKGMLPRDIEAIGADIILGNTFHLWLRPGTEIIDKFGGLHQFMKWDKPILTDSGGFQVFSLGAMRKITEEGVAFKSPIDGAKVFLSPEKSMQIQYSLNSDIVMQFDECTPYPATYSEAQKSLELSLRWGQRCVDEHKKLGNPNALFGIVQGSMYKELRRQSMQGLLEIGFDGYAIGGLSVGEPKDEMIGVLNYMPELMPADKPRYLMGVGKPEDILEAVRRGVDMFDCVMPTRNARNGHYFVTGNEENQGVVRIRNSQYRDDTGPLDPECDCYCCQNFSRAYLYHLNKCKEMLGAQLATIHNLRYYQRLMQGIRDAIDEDRFDEFVADFYHKRGQDVPALELE; translated from the coding sequence ATGCAATTTACCTTACACAAAACCGCCAGCGGTGAATCACGCGCGCGCCGAGGCACTGTCCAGACAGCCCATGGTGAGATTCGCACTCCAGCCTTTATGCCAGTCGGTACTTATGGCACGGTTAAAGGCATGCTGCCACGTGACATCGAAGCGATTGGCGCTGATATTATCTTGGGCAATACCTTCCATTTGTGGTTACGTCCAGGTACTGAGATTATCGATAAATTTGGCGGCTTGCACCAGTTTATGAAGTGGGATAAGCCTATTTTGACCGACTCAGGCGGCTTCCAGGTATTCAGTCTTGGTGCCATGCGCAAAATTACCGAAGAGGGTGTGGCATTCAAATCACCAATTGATGGTGCTAAAGTGTTCTTATCGCCTGAAAAATCAATGCAAATCCAATACTCATTAAACTCAGACATCGTGATGCAGTTTGACGAGTGTACGCCATATCCGGCGACTTACTCTGAAGCGCAAAAGTCGCTTGAGTTGTCATTACGCTGGGGTCAGCGCTGTGTCGATGAGCACAAAAAGCTGGGCAACCCCAATGCGCTATTTGGCATTGTGCAAGGCAGTATGTATAAAGAGTTGCGCCGTCAGTCGATGCAAGGTCTGCTAGAGATTGGCTTTGATGGCTATGCTATTGGCGGTCTGTCTGTGGGTGAGCCTAAAGATGAAATGATTGGCGTGTTAAATTATATGCCAGAGTTGATGCCTGCGGACAAACCACGCTACTTGATGGGTGTGGGCAAGCCAGAAGATATCCTAGAAGCGGTGCGCCGCGGGGTAGATATGTTCGACTGCGTGATGCCAACCCGTAACGCCCGTAACGGCCATTACTTCGTGACCGGCAATGAAGAAAACCAAGGCGTGGTGCGCATTCGCAACAGTCAATACCGTGATGACACCGGTCCACTTGACCCAGAATGTGATTGCTACTGCTGCCAGAACTTCAGCCGCGCTTATCTGTATCATCTCAACAAATGCAAAGAGATGCTGGGTGCCCAATTAGCCACCATCCACAATCTGCGCTACTATCAACGCTTGATGCAAGGCATCCGTGATGCGATTGATGAAGACAGATTTGATGAGTTTGTGGCAGACTTTTATCACAAGCGTGGTCAGGATGTGCCGGCCTTAGAGCTTGAGTAG